A genomic window from Lotus japonicus ecotype B-129 chromosome 1, LjGifu_v1.2 includes:
- the LOC130730042 gene encoding uncharacterized protein LOC130730042: MDSSSSSSSSSTCVPNDAAASGFKDKESMVDPFLVEALQNPRHRLTILRMELDIQSFMNNADQQHFEFQHFPSSYLRLAAHRVAQHYGMQTMVQDCGLDGQGSKILVRKLPESKYPAVCLSEIPAKQVENDKCFQKKIVIRPRPGKAGLNDGNGSGVKGNHLRSVEERKEEYDRARARIFSGSRSSDSGDTLSVVPMDGQSSFMSRDEYETRKNPMADSERIMSVKDANATRVAIFRDREKDRSDPDYDRSYGRYARSMSMPAVNLVPFNVQITQPSFAQYDTTFNQLVQMPPTQASLGYIPPSSPIMSPFCNGGLNQTPRDPAYLQWPSPTIMYAHSYDQFRHAVYQAPFGQQPLSFDYSQNY; the protein is encoded by the exons ATggattcttcatcatcatcatcatcatcatcaacctgTGTCCCCAACGATGCTGCAGCTTCTGGGTTCAAAGACAAGGAGTCAATGGTTGACCCTTTCTTGGTCGAGGCTCTCCAGAACCCTCGTCATCGTCTCACCA TTTTGCGGATGGAGCTGGATATTCAGAGCTTTATGAATAATGCTGATCAGCAGCATTTTGAGTTCCAGCATTTCCCTTCTTCCTATCTCCGACTGGCTGCACATCGTGTTGCTCAACACTATGGTATGCAAACAATGGTTCAGGATTGTGGCTTAGATGGCCAGGGAAGTAAAATTCTGGTGAGGAAGTTACCGGAAAGCAAATATCCTGCAGTTTGTTTATCTGAAATACCTGCCAAACAGGTGGAAAATGATAAATGTTTCcagaaaaaaattgtaattagACCTAGGCCTGGTAAAGCTGGTTTGAATGATGGCAATGGTTCTGGGGTGAAAGGAAACCATCTGAGGAGTGTGGAAGAGAGGAAGGAAGAATATGATCGGGCACGAGCACGTATCTTTAGTGGCTCTAGAAGCTCCGATTCAGGTGATACCTTATCTGTGGTCCCCATGGATGGGCAAAGTTCTTTTATGAGCAGGGATGAGTATGAGACTAGAAAAAACCCCATGGCTGATTCAGAAAGAATCATGAGTGTCAAGGATGCTAATGCTACTCGAGTTGCCATTTTCAGAGACAGGGAAAAGGACCGAAGTGATCCAGATTATGACCGCAGCTATGGAAG GTATGCTAGGAGTATGTCAATGCCTGCCGTTAACTTGGTGCCTTTTAATGTGCAAATTACCCAACCTTCATTTGCTCAATATGACACTACTTTCAATCAGTTGGTTCAGATGCCACCAACTCAGGCTTCACTTGGCTATATACCTCCTTCAAGTCCGATCATGAGCCCTTTCTGTAATGGGGGATTGAATCAGACACCTAGGGATCCTGCTTACCTACAGTGGCCAAGTCCTACTATAATGTATGCACATTCATATGACCAATTTAGACATGCTGTTTACCAG GCTCCATTTGGTCAACAGCCCTTGAGCTTTGACTATTCACAGAACTACTAG
- the LOC130730043 gene encoding transcription factor MYBC1-like, whose protein sequence is MREDDSNWFVRWEEELPSPEELMPLSQTLITPDLAMAFDIRNSLTATINNNPQQQHQQQQQLQLQQQQQQQQQPPLSSNPSSLPSSADFADSGELGSGNGGEEPARTLKRPRLVWTPQLHKRFVDAVAHLGIKNAVPKTIMQLMSVDGLTRENVASHLQKYRLYLKRMQGISAGGPGGGGAGPAGSADPTDHLFASSPVPAHFLHPTARPNSDHFLPFVPVPAALHHHHQQQQQQHHLAAAAQYHRPVGHFGSPPNGHFENPFLSRQQQLHRMGAPVHNNPALSSYVEDMESANASGGRKVLTLFPTGDD, encoded by the coding sequence ATGAGGGAAGACGATTCAAATTGGTTCGTTAGATGGGAAGAAGAGCTTCCTTCACCGGAGGAACTCATGCCGTTATCCCAAACCCTAATCACCCCTGATCTAGCCATGGCGTTTGACATCAGAAATTCTCTCACCGCCaccatcaacaacaacccacaacaacaacaccaacagcagcagcagcttcagcttcagcagcagcagcagcagcaacagcaaccGCCGCTTTCTTCTAACCCTTCTTCTCTTCCTTCATCCGCCGATTTTGCTGATTCCGGCGAGCTGGGCTCCGGCAACGGCGGCGAGGAACCGGCCAGAACTCTCAAGAGGCCGCGCCTGGTTTGGACCCCGCAGCTCCACAAGCGGTTTGTTGACGCCGTGGCGCACCTTGGGATCAAGAACGCGGTTCCGAAGACCATAATGCAGCTCATGAGCGTTGATGGGTTGACCAGGGAAAACGTCGCTAGCCACCTGCAGAAGTATCGTCTTTACCTCAAGCGCATGCAGGGGATTTCCGCCGGTGGTCCCGGCGGCGGCGGTGCAGGACCGGCAGGCTCTGCTGACCCTACTGACCACCTCTTTGCTAGCTCCCCTGTGCCGGCTCATTTCTTGCATCCTACTGCCCGGCCTAATTCCGATCACTTCCTGCCGTTTGTGCCTGTGCCGGCtgccctccaccaccaccatcagcagcagcaacagcagcatCACTTGGCTGCGGCGGCGCAGTATCACCGGCCGGTGGGGCATTTCGGGTCGCCCCCGAATGGTCACTTTGAGAATCCCTTCCTGTCCAGGCAGCAGCAGCTTCATAGGATGGGGGCACCAGTGCACAACAACCCTGCTTTGTCTAGTTATGTGGAGGACATGGAATCTGCCAATGCATCAGGAGGGAGGAAGGTTCTTACTTTGTTTCCAACAGGAGATGATTGA
- the LOC130730044 gene encoding calmodulin-interacting protein 111, with the protein MPSSSNSKQKKQSKSHSRLPPPSTPEPAATPSDTHQLAALCQEASRTFPSFIAESSFIGEITDVDTATISKGSKIWLSEPSMVSSSIAPGSIVSVSIPSSSKGSEQLRGFPLASLGDECVKCFGLEACKTLDDFPGNYFALATVFPSSKVLKNGVRLSSNLSYTLGCPPLGKSVFVHPLQRQHLSGLSNGGNELHSVENNSLLIYNCDELYLELAPCNDGLPLRVNNSPLLNLSKVKSRLQSENHIVASPKTPSYGSKFSNGSGMTSPIFEDSASSVANQNSQSVVSFDVREALGDESSKKLLQTSATSCLSSRCLLLGNLVNVPMFSELCIFQVIGAKKVPVSTPDHYPSSGNDSLYLEDSDIAENVNVVFTTNFETKVFLSLPSSAASEEPIQRDLSSAKLKHKVANATIQDNISKLGGLSEEYTLLKDIISSLLIDAISRFGLRSTRGVLLHGPPGTGKTSLAQLCARDVGVNFFPINGPEIVTQYYGESEQALLEVFDSAIQAAPSVVFIDELDAIAPARKDGGEELSQRLVTTLLNLMDGISRTKGLLVIAATNRPDHIEPALRRPGRFDKEIEIGVPSPVQRKEILHTLLNEIDHSLKDEEINDLATVTHGFVGADLAALCNEAALICLRRYANFKKTYDPYSDNITEQPGLMNGETHLRDHSGVVTSSVLDETVSSSHVLPTSTMGTTEIMEMMSDNCDEKLMLRVISEDFQKARMKIRPSAMREVILEVPKVKWEDVGGQDEVKTQLREAVIWPQEHHDAFTRIRVRPPTGILLFGPPGCSKTLMARAVATEARLNFLAVKGPELFSKWVGESEKAVRSLFAKARANAPSIVFFDEIDGLAVTRGKESDGVSVSDRVMSQLLVEMDGLHERVHVTVIAATNRPDKIDPALLRPGRFDRLLYVGPPNEMDREKIFHIHLRKIPHDSDISLNELARLTNGCTGADISLICREAAVAAFEESFDASVITMKHLKMAIKQVQPSGVQSYQTLSAKFQRAVPSCDIKDESDHCSDVKDESNHCSNVKDESNHMQCKSGSTWFNIWKFIKSFTFF; encoded by the exons ATGCCTTCATCTTCGAATTCAAAGCAGAAGAAGCAATCAAAGTCGCACTCACGGTTACCACCGCCGTCAACCCCCGAACCCGCCGCCACACCTTCCGACACGCATCAACTCGCCGCTCTCTGCCAAGAAGCTTCTCGAACCTTCCCATCTTTCATCGCCGAATCCTCCTTCATCGGAGAAATCACCGACGTCGATACCGCCACCATTTCCAAGGGCTCCAAAATCTGGCTCTCTGAGCCTTCCATGGTTTCCTCTTCTATTGCCCCAGGCTCCATTGTCTCC GTGTCTATTCCGTCTTCAAGTAAAGGGAGTGAGCAATTGCGTGGCTTTCCTCTCGCGTCGTTGGGTGATGAATGTGTCAAATGCTTCGGATTGGAAGcttgtaagactttggatgaTTTCCCGGGAAACTACTTTGCGCTCGCGACCGTGTTTCCTTCTAGTAAG GTTTTGAAGAATGGAGTACGCCTGTCTTCAAACCTTTCTTATACCCTGGGATGTCCTCCTCTGGGcaaaagtgtttttgtacaccCTTTACAGAGACAGCACTTATCTGGTCTTTCAAATGGGGGCAATGAACTGCATTCAGTAGAAAATAATagtttattaatatataattgcGATGAATTGTATCTTGAGTTGGCTCCTTGTAATGATGGACTGCCGCTGAGAGTTAATAACTCCCCCTTGTTGAACTTGTCTAAAGTGAAATCCCGTCTCCAATCTGAGAACCACATTGTTGCATCTCCTAAAACACCGTCTTATGGATCAAAATTTTCTAATGGTAGTGGGATGACTTCTCCAATATTTGAAGATTCAGCGTCAAGTGTAGCCAATCAGAATAGTCAGTCAGTGGTTTCATTTGATGTTAGAGAGGCATTAGGGGATGAAAGTTCCAAAAAGCTACTGCAGACATCTGCAACTTCATGCTTAAGTTCTCGTTGTTTACTTCTAGGGAATCTTGTCAATGTCCCTATGTTTTCAGAGTTGTGCATTTTTCAAGTGATAGGAGCTAAAAAGGTGCCAGTTTCCACACCTGATCATTATCCATCGAGTGGAAATGATAGTTTATACCTTGAAGATTCTGACATAGCTGAGAATGTTAATGTGGTTTTCACAACCAACTTTGAAACGAAGGTGTTTCTATCTCTGCCATCAAGTGCAGCATCAGAAGAGCCAATTCAAAGAGATTTATCTTCCGCTAAACTCAAACACAAGGTTGCTAATGCTACAATACAAGATAATATTTCTAAATTGGGTGGTCTATCTGAAGAGTACACACTTTTAAAGGATATAATTTCTTCATTGCTCATAGATGCTATATCGAG GTTCGGTTTACGAAGTACAAGAGGAGTCCTTCTTCATGGTCCACCTGGTACAGGAAAGACTTCCCTGGCTCAGTTATGTGCTCGTGATGTTGGGGTAAATTTTTTCCCAATAAATGGTCCTGAGATTGTTACCCAGTATTATGGAGAAAGTGAGCAAGCATTGCTTGAAGTTTTTGATTCAGCCATTCAAGCTGCACCTTCTGTG GTATTTATTGATGAATTAGATGCTATTGCCCCTGCAAGGAAAGATGGAGGTGAAGAGCTATCTCAAAGATTGGTTACAACCTTATTGAATCTCATGGATGGAATTAGTAGAACAAAAGGGTTACTTGTAATTGCTGCCACTAATAGGCCTGACCATATTGAGCCAGCTCTTAGACGACCTGGAAGATTTGACAAGGAAATTGAAATCG GTGTGCCATCCCCTGTACAACGAAAAGAGATTTTGCATACTCTTCTCAATGAAATCGATCACTCTCTCAAAGACGAAGAAATTAATGACCTTGCCACAGTCACTCATGGTTTTGTGGGTGCTGATTTAGCTGCCCTTTGCAATGAGGCAGCCTTGATTTGTTTACGGCGTTATGCTAATTTTAAGAAGACTTATGATCCTTATTCTGATAACATAACGGAGCAACCTGGTCTGATGAATGGCGAAACACACTTGAGAGATCATTCAGGTGTTGTAACTTCATCTGTTTTAGATGAGACAGTGTCCTCCAGTCATGTATTACCTACCAGCACGATGGGAACAACTGAAATTATGGAAATGATGTCTGATAACTGTGATGAAAAACTAATGTTGAGAGTAATTTCTGAAGATTTTCAGAAAGCTAGGATGAAAATAAGACCCAGTGCCATGAGAGAG GTAATCCTTGAGGTTCCTAAGGTGAAGTGGGAAGATGTTGGAGGCCAAGATGAGGTCAAAACTCAATTGAGGGAAGCAGTGATATGGCCCCAGGAACACCATGATGCATTCACCCGTATTAGAGTTCGCCCTCCAACTGGTATATTATTGTTTGGGCCTCCAGGTTGTAGCAAAACCCTCATGGCACGTGCAGTTGCTACTGAAGCTAGACTGAATTTTCTAGCAGTCAAGGGACCTGAACTCTTCAGCAAATGGGTTGGTGAATCTGAGAAGGCTGTCAGATCTTTGTTTGCAAAAGCAAGGGCCAATGCCCCTTCAATTgtattttttgatgaaataGATGGTCTTGCTGTAACTCGTGGGAAGGAAAGTGATGGGGTTTCAGTGTCGGATAGGGTCATGAGCCAACTTCTTGTTGAAATGGATG GTCTGCATGAAAGAGTTCATGTTACTGTCATAGCTGCTACAAATAGGCCAGACAAGATCGACCCTGCCCTTTTAAGACCAG GACGCTTTGACCGGCTGCTATACGTTGGACCTCCAAATGAGATGGACAGAGAAAAGATATTTCACATTCATTTGCGTAAAATTCCACATGATTCGGACATTAGCCTTAACGAGCTGGCTCGGCTCACAAATGGCTGTACTGGGGCTGACATATCACTAATATGTCGGGAAGCCGCTGTTGCAGCTTTTGAG GAGAGTTTTGATGCTTCAGTTATAACAATGAAGCACTTAAAGATGGCAATCAAACAGGTTCAGCCTTCAGGAGTTCAGTCCTACCAAACACTGTCAGCAAAATTTCAAAGGGCTGTTCCCTCTTGTGATATAAAAGATGAATCCGATCACTGTTCTGATGTAAAAGATGAATCCAATCACTGTTCTAATGTAAAAGATGAATCCAATCATATGCAGTGCAAAAGTGGATCCACTTGGTTCAACATTTG GAAGTTCATAAAATCTTTCACGTTCTTCTGA
- the LOC130730045 gene encoding G2/mitotic-specific cyclin S13-7-like isoform X1, which yields MASRPVVPQQPRGDAVVGGGKQQPKKNGAAAGRNRRALGDIGNLDPVRGIEVKPNRPITRSFCAQLLANAQAAVAAENNKKQACPNVAGPPAPVAAPGVAVAKREAPKPVTKRVTGKPKPVVEVIEISPDEQIKKEKSVQKKKEDSKKKTLTSVLTARSKAACGLTNKPKEEIVDIDASDVDNELAAVEYIEDIYKFYKMVENESRPHCYMASQPEINEKMRAILVDWLIDVHTKFELSLETLYLTINIVDRFLAVKTVPRRELQLVGISSMLMAAKYEEIWPPEVNDFVCLSDRAYSHEQILVMEKIILGRLEWTLTVPTPFVFLTRFIKASVPDEGVTNMAHFLSELGMMHYDTLMYCPSMIAASAVYAARCTLNKSPAWNETLKLHTDYSEEQLMDCARLLVSFHCTVGNGKLKVVFRKYSDPERGAVAVLPPAKNLMPQEASS from the exons ATGGCTTCAAGACCCGTCGTTCCTCAACAACCCAGAG GTGATGCAGTCGTTGGGGGAGGGAAGCAACAGCCGAAGAAGAACGGTGCAGCAGCGGGGAGGAACCGTAGAGCACTTGGTGATATTGGAAATTTGGATCCTGTTAGAGGAATTGAGGTCAAGCCTAATCGCCCAATCACAAG GAGTTTCTGTGCTCAACTACTTGCCAATGCACAAGCTGCAGTAGCTGCTGAAAACAACAAG AAACAGGCTTGTCCTAATGTGGCTGGACCTCCTGCTCCTGTTGCTGCTCCTGGAGTTGCAGTGGCTAAAAGAGAGGCCCCAAAACCAGTTACTAAGAGGGTCACTGGAAAACCAAAGCCTGTTGTGGAAGTCATTGAAATAAGCCCAGATGAACAGATCAAGAAAGAGAAATCTGtgcagaagaagaaggaagattcCAAGAAGAAAACTCTCACTTCTGTGCTCACTGCTCGAAGCAAG GCTGCATGTGGTTTAACTAACAAACCGAAGGAGGAGATTGTTGACATTGATGCTAGTGATGTTGACAATGAACTTGCTGCTGTGGAGTACATTGAAGATATCTACAAGTTCTATAAGATGGTTGAG AATGAGAGCCGTCCCCATTGCTACATGGCCTCACAACCTGAGATTAATGAGAAGATGAGAGCAATACTTGTTGATTGGCTGATAGATGTTCACACCAAGTTTGAGCTTTCACTTGAGACCCTTTACCTGACAATCAACATAGTTGATCGGTTCCTAGCTGTGAAGACTGTTCCAAGGAGGGAACTGCAATTGGTTGGCATCAGTTCTATGCTGATGGCCGCCAAGTATGAAGAAATCTGGCCCCCTGAG GTGAATGACTTTGTGTGCCTCTCAGACAGAGCTTATTCTCATGAGCAGATACTTGTGATGGAGAAAATCATTCTGGGGAGGTTGGAATGGACCTTGACTGTGCCTACACCCTTTGTTTTCCTAACTCGCTTCATCAAGGCTTCAGTTCCAGATGAGGGAGTGACAAACATGGCTCACTTTCTTTCTGAGTTGGGAATGATGCACTATGACACCTTGATGTATTGTCCATCAATGATTGCTGCCTCAGCAGTCTATGCAGCTAGGTGCACTCTGAACAAGAGTCCTGCTTGGAATGAAACACTGAAGCTGCACACTGATTACTCAGAAGAACAACTCAT GGATTGTGCTAGATTGCTGGTGAGTTTCCATTGCACTGTTGGGAATGGAAAGCTGAAGGTTGTGTTTAGAAAGTACTCTGATCCTGAGAGAGGAGCTGTTGCAGTGCTTCCACCAGCTAAGAATCTTATGCCCCAAGAGGCTAGTAGCTAG
- the LOC130730045 gene encoding G2/mitotic-specific cyclin S13-6-like isoform X2: MASRPVVPQQPRGDAVVGGGKQQPKKNGAAAGRNRRALGDIGNLDPVRGIEVKPNRPITRSFCAQLLANAQAAVAAENNKKQACPNVAGPPAPVAAPGVAVAKREAPKPVTKRVTGKPKPVVEVIEISPDEQIKKEKSVQKKKEDSKKKTLTSVLTARSKAACGLTNKPKEEIVDIDASDVDNELAAVEYIEDIYKFYKMVENESRPHCYMASQPEINEKMRAILVDWLIDVHTKFELSLETLYLTINIVDRFLAVKTVPRRELQLVGISSMLMAAKYEEIWPPEVNDFVCLSDLDVHYKLDY; encoded by the exons ATGGCTTCAAGACCCGTCGTTCCTCAACAACCCAGAG GTGATGCAGTCGTTGGGGGAGGGAAGCAACAGCCGAAGAAGAACGGTGCAGCAGCGGGGAGGAACCGTAGAGCACTTGGTGATATTGGAAATTTGGATCCTGTTAGAGGAATTGAGGTCAAGCCTAATCGCCCAATCACAAG GAGTTTCTGTGCTCAACTACTTGCCAATGCACAAGCTGCAGTAGCTGCTGAAAACAACAAG AAACAGGCTTGTCCTAATGTGGCTGGACCTCCTGCTCCTGTTGCTGCTCCTGGAGTTGCAGTGGCTAAAAGAGAGGCCCCAAAACCAGTTACTAAGAGGGTCACTGGAAAACCAAAGCCTGTTGTGGAAGTCATTGAAATAAGCCCAGATGAACAGATCAAGAAAGAGAAATCTGtgcagaagaagaaggaagattcCAAGAAGAAAACTCTCACTTCTGTGCTCACTGCTCGAAGCAAG GCTGCATGTGGTTTAACTAACAAACCGAAGGAGGAGATTGTTGACATTGATGCTAGTGATGTTGACAATGAACTTGCTGCTGTGGAGTACATTGAAGATATCTACAAGTTCTATAAGATGGTTGAG AATGAGAGCCGTCCCCATTGCTACATGGCCTCACAACCTGAGATTAATGAGAAGATGAGAGCAATACTTGTTGATTGGCTGATAGATGTTCACACCAAGTTTGAGCTTTCACTTGAGACCCTTTACCTGACAATCAACATAGTTGATCGGTTCCTAGCTGTGAAGACTGTTCCAAGGAGGGAACTGCAATTGGTTGGCATCAGTTCTATGCTGATGGCCGCCAAGTATGAAGAAATCTGGCCCCCTGAG GTGAATGACTTTGTGTGCCTCTCAGACCTTGATGTTCACTACAAATTGGACTATTGA